A portion of the bacterium genome contains these proteins:
- a CDS encoding response regulator transcription factor, with amino-acid sequence MPVRVMLVDDHEIITAGLRVILQAEHDIAVVGKATGVKEAVRKAAELKPDVVLMDVKLADGSGIDATKQIKESSPETQVLILTVYDDQDTVLKAVQAGAIGYVLKDIPPENLVRAIRSVHSDRTMINPVIARKLVERLATTEREAVLFNFRRGPGLTEREIEVLKGVASGLSDKEIALKLFLSEPTVKSHLRSVYQKLRIHNRAQAAAYAVKNGLGA; translated from the coding sequence GTGCCCGTCCGAGTCATGCTGGTTGACGATCACGAGATCATCACCGCCGGGCTGCGGGTGATCTTGCAGGCGGAGCACGACATCGCCGTCGTGGGAAAAGCCACGGGGGTGAAGGAAGCCGTCCGCAAAGCAGCCGAGCTGAAACCGGACGTCGTTCTCATGGATGTCAAGCTCGCCGACGGGAGCGGGATCGACGCGACGAAGCAGATCAAAGAATCCTCTCCCGAAACCCAGGTCCTCATCCTGACTGTCTATGACGACCAGGATACTGTGCTGAAAGCAGTGCAGGCCGGTGCGATCGGGTATGTGCTCAAGGACATTCCTCCCGAAAATCTGGTCAGGGCCATCCGCTCCGTCCATTCGGATCGGACCATGATCAACCCCGTGATCGCGCGCAAGCTCGTCGAGCGCCTCGCAACCACTGAGCGGGAGGCCGTCCTGTTCAACTTCCGGCGCGGGCCGGGCCTTACGGAGCGTGAGATCGAGGTCTTAAAGGGCGTGGCGTCCGGGCTCAGCGACAAGGAAATCGCGCTCAAGCTCTTCCTCTCCGAACCGACCGTCAAGAGCCATCTGCGATCTGTTTATCAAAAGCTTCGAATCCATAACCGCGCACAGGCCGCCGCCTACGCGGTAAAGAACGGTCTTGGGGCGTAG
- a CDS encoding CAP domain-containing protein, with amino-acid sequence MYRGLVAFGLVLVIFAATASPVPLDSLRSFAFAGSSVHIYPLPARADSPQVDEDLEVTVLNLINQERVGAGLSPLMPHATIQRAARAHGREMFAWGYLTHLSRDGRTPQDRVLGLGVRV; translated from the coding sequence ATGTATCGGGGCCTGGTCGCGTTCGGCCTGGTGCTGGTGATTTTTGCGGCGACGGCATCTCCCGTTCCACTGGATTCCCTAAGGTCGTTCGCGTTCGCGGGATCTTCGGTCCATATCTACCCGCTGCCTGCCCGAGCTGACTCCCCTCAGGTCGACGAGGATCTTGAGGTGACAGTTCTCAACCTCATCAATCAGGAACGAGTCGGCGCCGGTCTCTCCCCGCTGATGCCGCATGCCACGATCCAGCGCGCAGCCAGAGCGCACGGTCGCGAGATGTTTGCCTGGGGCTACCTGACGCACTTGTCGCGCGATGGACGAACCCCCCAGGACCGGGTTTTAGGGCTTGGAGTTCGGGTCC
- a CDS encoding response regulator transcription factor: MGAVRVMVIDDMTLVRQGIESLLKGTNSVEIVGEAPDVQEAISTLAHLDPDVVLLDQDMPGLATPEAVSLLKQHHPRTEIIVLSETSDEERAFRALEAGASGYVLKDISPDNLVKAIHGVCDGRTMTHPYITRRLIERFRVLMQERTSQNGAHLAGLTNRELGIVVEMAEGATDREIAKKACLGESTVKSHIRSILRKIGARNRTQAVAYLLRKGIMR; this comes from the coding sequence GTGGGTGCAGTCCGGGTGATGGTCATAGACGACATGACCCTGGTCCGTCAGGGAATTGAGAGCCTGCTCAAGGGCACGAACTCGGTCGAGATCGTCGGCGAAGCCCCGGACGTTCAAGAGGCGATCAGCACTCTGGCCCATCTTGATCCTGATGTCGTCCTCCTCGATCAGGATATGCCCGGACTCGCGACCCCGGAGGCCGTGAGCCTCCTCAAGCAGCACCATCCACGGACGGAAATCATCGTCCTCTCAGAGACGTCGGACGAGGAACGCGCGTTTCGGGCGCTTGAAGCCGGTGCCAGTGGCTACGTGCTTAAGGACATCAGCCCTGACAATCTCGTCAAGGCGATTCATGGAGTGTGCGACGGCAGGACGATGACCCATCCCTACATTACGCGGAGGCTCATCGAGCGGTTCCGGGTCCTGATGCAAGAACGCACGAGCCAGAACGGCGCGCATCTCGCCGGCCTCACCAACCGCGAACTCGGGATTGTGGTGGAGATGGCTGAAGGCGCGACGGACCGCGAGATTGCCAAGAAGGCGTGTCTCGGCGAATCGACCGTCAAGAGTCACATCCGGTCAATCCTTCGAAAGATCGGCGCCCGCAACCGGACACAGGCGGTCGCCTACCTCTTGCGCAAAGGAATCATGCGGTAA
- a CDS encoding class E sortase, whose protein sequence is MHASRNVLSRLSTLCIAAGILLLMAPVAWVLYTGRETSEVQTAALAAWEGDRNPEPASKDRVSRNTGLVLMIPRLGVRRFVPDGATPEHLRQYGVGRITWTALPTDPGTLGIAGHRTTYGAPFFRLDRLEPGDTILVDYAGHRYTYRVERQVTVTPDRADALQYSTGARGIALVTCSPPYSAALRLIVFGSLERGDLASSANVSP, encoded by the coding sequence ATGCACGCCTCACGCAACGTCCTATCCCGACTTTCGACGCTCTGCATCGCAGCAGGCATCCTGCTCCTGATGGCCCCCGTAGCGTGGGTGCTGTACACGGGGCGCGAGACGTCAGAAGTACAAACCGCGGCGCTCGCGGCTTGGGAAGGCGACCGCAACCCGGAGCCGGCATCCAAAGACCGCGTCTCGCGGAACACCGGACTTGTCCTCATGATCCCGCGACTTGGCGTTCGCCGGTTCGTCCCCGATGGGGCGACCCCCGAACACCTTCGTCAATATGGAGTCGGCCGCATCACCTGGACCGCCCTCCCCACGGATCCCGGAACGCTTGGGATCGCAGGCCATCGCACAACGTATGGAGCGCCCTTTTTCCGGCTCGATCGGCTCGAGCCTGGTGACACCATCCTGGTCGACTACGCAGGGCATCGGTACACATATCGCGTTGAACGCCAGGTCACGGTGACGCCAGACAGGGCCGATGCGTTGCAATATTCCACAGGAGCCAGAGGCATCGCCCTCGTGACGTGCAGCCCTCCTTATAGTGCCGCGTTGCGCCTGATCGTGTTTGGGAGCCTTGAGCGGGGGGACCTCGCTTCCTCGGCCAATGTCTCTCCATAA